A DNA window from Helianthus annuus cultivar XRQ/B chromosome 15, HanXRQr2.0-SUNRISE, whole genome shotgun sequence contains the following coding sequences:
- the LOC110907041 gene encoding uncharacterized protein LOC110907041 translates to MVACYTEKNLKIEAKLLHTICLLNVIPRRGDKEQVRFPEIPVLYSLMHGSPRFPIRYLIMHHLWICRNKYGRDIVPYCRIITGLMKQQKALTSEDRGLTKRHLPFTLDRLGNVWTYTSSERYHKLKSEGQRWRALKLGARELLPGEPDEPESDEELIPSGDDDYADEPTGGANVGFGAFHGGHGGTFYDYAQQPYEPGWAYSGSMQEVIESQRPPAAIFDTWSGSERSLFDQGTRNSASIERALKHSFDRNESWHRTHAYSQEVEMNNRYHDDQMRRMHADWHAGRPVVEDPQHVDYASLPPYDGSVSYPTPQLHHSQWLDPRRQEGPQQQEGSSSGSFGFGEWSDMMSSIFGPPGPGYY, encoded by the coding sequence ATGGTGGCGTGTTATACCGAAAAAAATCTGAAAATAGAAGCCAAGCTCTTGCATACGATCTGTTTACTTAATGTCATCCCAAGGAGAGGGGATAAAGAACAGGTGAGGTTTCCAGAGATACCTGTTCTGTACTCATTGATGCACGGGTCCCCACGGTTTCCAATCCGCTACCTGATCATGCACCATTTGTGGATATGCCGGAACAAATACGGGAGAGACATTGTCCCGTACTGCCGCATCATAACGGGCTTAATGAAACAGCAGAAGGCACTCACATCTGAAGACCGCGGTTTAACGAAAAGGCACTTGCCTTTTACTTTGGATAGGTTGGGAAACGTTTGGACGTACACTTCGTCTGAACGTTATCACAAGCTGAAATCGGAGGGTCAACGGTGGAGGGCGTTGAAATTAGGTGCAAGGGAGTTGTTACCGGGAGAACCGGATGAACCTGAAAGCGATGAAGAGTTAATTCCGAGTGGGGATGATGATTACGCAGACGAGCCAACGGGTGGTGCAAATGTTGGTTTTGGGGCTTTTCATGGTGGTCATGGTGGCACATTTTACGACTATGCGCAGCAACCATATGAGCCGGGGTGGGCTTATAGTGGTTCAATGCAGGAGGTGATCGAGAGCCAACGCCCGCCGGCGGCCATCTTTGATACTTGGTCGGGTTCGGAGAGGTCGTTATTTGATCAAGGCACGCGGAATAGCGCTAGTATTGAGCGGGCACTTAAACATAGCTTCGACCGCAATGAATCATGGCACCGGACCCACGCATATTCGCAGGAGGTGGAAATGAATAACCGATATCACGATGATCAGATGAGGCGGatgcatgcggattggcatgccggaaggccggtggttgaggatccacaacatgtggattatgcctcATTGCCACCGTATGATGGCAGCGTTTCGTATCCGACTCCACAACTCCACCATTCTCAGTGGCTTGATCCAAGACGGCAAGAGGGACCACAACAACAAGAGGGAAGCAGTAGCGGCTCGTTCGGGTTTGGAGAATGGAGCGATATGATGTCGTCTATCTTTGGGCCCCCAGGACCGGGTTATTATTGA